The Deltaproteobacteria bacterium sequence CGCTCGCCCGCCGTGTCCACCAACGTGACGCGCACGCCGTCCCACACCACCTGCTCCTCGACGCAATCTCGCGTCGTCCCCGGCTCCGCCGTCACGATCGCCCGTTCCCGCCCGACGAGGGCGTTGAGCAGACTCGATTTGCCCGCGTTGACCGGCCCTACGATCGCGACGGTCACGCCTTCGAACAGGGCGCGACCGGTCCCGTAGCTGTCCGCCAACGCCTGCACGCGCCGGCCGAGTTCGGCCGCACGTGCCCCGAGTTCCGCCGCGCCCGAAAGTTCCAACCCCTCATCGGGGAAGTCGATGTCCGCTTCCACCTCCGCCAACAGATCGAGCGCCTCGCGCCGCAGCGCCACGACCACCCGTCCCACGGCCCCCTCGAGCTGCGCCTGTGCCGCCCGCAGCGCGCGCTCGCTCGTCGCGGCGATCACGTCGGCCACCGCCTCCGCGCGCGTCAAGTCCATCCGCCCGTTTTCGAACGCGCGACGCGTGAACTCTCCCGGCTCCGCGGCGCGCGCCCCCGCCGCGAGCACTGCGCGAAACAGCCGCGCCATGTTCGCCGCACCGCCGTGTCCGTGCACCTCCGCGACATCCTCCCCCGTGTACGACCGCGGCGCACGCATCGCCACGACGAGCACCTCGTCGAGCCGCTCCCCCGACCGAGGATCCCGCGCAACGCCGTACACGACCCGCCGGTCGGGCAACCCCTCCGGCGCCCGGCCGACCAAGCCGGCCGCAATCGCAACCGCGCGCGGCCCGCTCACGCGAATGACCCCGACCGCGCCCGAGCCCGCCGGAGTCGCCACCGCGGCGATCGTGTCGGCGTCGATCACTCCTGCGCGACCGGAACAATCCACATGTGCCGCTCGTCGCCCTCGCCCTCGCTCCGCGTCGTCACCCCGGCCACATCGGCGAGCGCCATGTGCATGATCCGTCGGTCGTGCGCCGACATCGGCTCGACCGCGACCGGCCGGCCCCTCGCCAGCGCCTGTTCCGCCAGCTTTGCCGCCAACTCGCGCAGCCGCGCGGCGTGGCGATCCCGGTAGCCCCCCGCGTCGACCACGATCGGCCGTTGCGGCGCGCCGGCCTGCCCGAGCGTGCGACCGCGGAACACGATCTTGCCCACGAGGTGCTGGAGCGCGTCGAGCGTCTGCCCCTTGCGGCCTACGAGCCGATCCGGCTCATCGCACACGATCTCGAGCCGCACGCGGTCCGCCTCCTCGTGAACGCGGATGTCCGCTGCAATCCCCATCCGCTCGACGATATCGCCGAGCACTTGTCTCGCTTTCTCGTAATCCGACACGAAGTTTCCTCGTCGCGAACTGTCGTCTACCGGTGCGCGCGCGACCGCCGCTACCGCCGCCCGCGCCGCTTGCCCCGCTGCTTCCGCGGTCCCGTCTCCCGCGTGGCCGGCCTTGCCGCGGAACTCGCCGCCCCCTGACCCGGGTCCGGCGCACCGCTGCCCGCCGGACCGCCGGCGCCGCCCGGGTCCGTGCGATTGAGGTACACCTGATGCGCGGTGCGCAGCACCGTGTTCGTGAGGATGTACAGCGTGAGCCCCGACGGGAAGTACAGCGAGAAGAATCCGAACATCAACGGCATCCCGTACATCATCAACTTCTGCTGGCCCGATTCCACCGGTGTCGGTTGCAGCTTGGTCTGCAGAAACATCATCCCGAGCAGCAAGATCGGCATGACGTAGTACGGGTCCGGCGCCGTCAAGTCGTCGAGCCACCCCGGGATGAACGGCGCCTGATACAGCTCGGCCGCCACCCGCAAGCTCCGGTACAGCGCGAACCAGATCGGCATCTGCAGCACCATCGGCAGGCACCCGGCGAGGGGGTTGACCTTGTGCGCCTTGTACAGGTTCATCATCTCGACCTGCTGGCGCTGCTTGTCGTCCTTGTACTTCTCGCGGATCTTTTCCATCTGCGGCCGCAGGCGCGACATCGCCTTCATCGACCGCATGGATTTCGTCGTCCACGGCAGCGTCAACGCCTGGATCACGATCGTGAGCAAGATGATCGCGACTCCCCAGTTGCCGACGACGGCATGGAACTGCTTGAGCAGCCACAACATCGGCTTGCCGATGATCGCGAGCTTGCCGAGTTCGATCGCCCCCTCGAACGCGGTGTCATAGCCGACGAGCGAGGACACCTGCTGCAACCGGTCGATGAACTTCGGCCCGAAGTAGCCGGTGACCACCCGCGAGTACACCGGGTCGCCATCGCGGATGACGATCTCCGGGTACAGAAGCGTCATTTCCATCACGCCGTCGCGCTCGCGCACCGCCCGCGCGTTGCACGCGAGGCGCTCTTTCGTGTCGTTGCGCGGCGACAGCGCCGCCAAAAAGTACGGGTGCGCGAAGCCCGCCCAGCGGATCTCCCCCGTCTGCCCGCGATCGCTCTTGGTCAACTCCGCCAGCGTGGCGTGGCGCACCGAGCCGTTGGCGTAACAGGCCGCCTCCCACATCCGCGGAAGCTGGCCGCCGAAGGACCGCTTTTTGCCCGAGGACGGCTCCTGGAACTGAAACGTCGAGATCGCCAGCGACTCGCGCGCATCCCCGGGCGCCAGCTTCTCGACGTCGACGGTCATCTCGACCAGGTAGTCCTCGGGGATGAAGCGGTACCGCTTGGTCACGCGCAGCGCCGGCGAGCGATACTCGAATGCGATGGCCGCCGGCGCGTCTCCGGCCGGCCGAAGCACGCCGTCGTCTCCGGCCGCCCACTGCCCGTCGACCACCGGCGTCCACTCGGCCGCTGCGGGAATTCCGTAGGTCGAATCGACGAACCACACGTCGAACGGTCGCCACCTCGGATCGTCTCCCGCGCGCACCAGCTCGAGCGGAGGATGCCCGTCGACCGACCGGTCGGCGAATTTCGGCTCCGTCAGCTTCCACGAGGCGAGCGCTCCGCCGTACGTGCTGAACTGCACCGTGAACTTGTCGAACGCCAGCTCGTAGCGCCGCTCCGGCCCGCGCGGGCCCGCCGCCTCCTCGCCGGGCTCCTCACCGCGGCCCGCGCCGTCGCCCTCCGCCCCGGACTGCGCCTCCTCCACCGCGGGCTCCGCGGCCGCATCCGGCTTGGGCTTGCGCTGCGGAGGAAACAGCCATTGCCACACCAGCATCAGCCCGAACGCGATCGCGACGGCGAGCAGCAGGCGTCTGCCTTGGTCTTCCATTACGCTTTCCTATCGCCGCGCCCGCCGGCGAGCGCTCTCGGCGGGTCCACCGGATCGAAACCGCTGCCCCCGAACGGGTGACACCGGGCGAGCCGCCACAGCGCCTTGCCCAGGCCGACGATCAGTCCCCGCCGTTCGATGGCCTCGATGGCGTACTGCGAGCACGTCGGCGCGAACCGACACGTCGGCATCGGTTTCAGCGGCGACACGAGGCGCTGGTAGACGCGCAGCAACGCGATGGCGACCCGCTTCACGCGCGCCTCCCGATGTCGGCCAGGTCCGCCGCGATCGCCGCGAACCCCGGCGCCCTCGCCGCGGACGCTTTCGCCACGATCACCACGTCCGTGTCGCGGGGCAGCCACACACCGTCGGCGGCTTGCCGCACGGCTTCCCGTACCCAACGCTTGACGCGGTTTCGTGTCACGGCGTTTCCGACTCGCTTGCTCACCGTGATGCCGATGCGCCCGTGCGCTCCCTGCGCGGGCGCGACCAACGCCACGAAGTACCGCCCGGCGACCCGCCGCCCGCGCTGTTGGACGGCGACGAATTCGCGCCGCGTCCGCAACCGGACCGCGCGCGGCCACGACCGTCCTTGTCGGCTGAACACGGCACCGTGCGGGACGCCGGCTACGGCGCTACTTCTTCGCGATCGTCACCGACAAGCGCTTGCGGCCCTTGGCGCGGCGCCGCTTGAGCACGGCCCGTCCCGCGCGGGTTTTCATGCGCTTGCGAAACCCGTGGGTCCGCTTCCGACTCTTGTTATGAGGCTGATAGGTACGCTTCACGGTTCACCTCTCCGCGCTGGGAACGCGTATGGATACTTGCCGCGGCCCCCGCTGTCAAGACGCGCGAACCGCACGTCGCCGCACCGTCCCCCGCGCCGATCCGCCCCGTGTACGCCTCCCTTTCAGCACTCGTACGTCGGCGTCGAACCCGCGCGCGCTCGGCCGCGCTCGTTGCGCGGGTCCCCCACCCGAGCCGCCGCGCACGTCCCCCGTGCTTGCGGTCCGTCCCTCCCCGACACCGACGGGTACGCCCTCCGTATTTGCCGGCGCGATCCGCTAACGCGCGCCGCCAGCCAACTCCCGCACCCGGGCGCGCGCAAACCCGCTTCCCGTGTCCGTTTCCCGCCCGACGCGCCCCATCGAAGCCATTTTGCTCAATAATATACGTAAGTTAGATTGTTCTATCCACAACGGGCACATCCCTGACGTGCGCCCCCCAGCGCCCCTGTGGATAACGGGAGTGAAGTGAGATCGAACAGTTGGAAACAAGTGAGGTTTTGCCGCTTGCCGATCCCGCTCGGGCTTTGCTAGACGTGAGGACCTCGCAGGGGAACGAGAAACATCGACCACCCGTTGCTCCCTCGCCAGCGCGCGGCCCGCGACCGCGCGCAGCGGCGCGGGGTCTACCGAGGGGTCGATGTCCTCGATCTGCCGGCGTGTGTCCACAGATCGGTGCCGACCGCCGGTCCAAACGCAAACAATTGCCTGTTATTACAAAGCGTTACAACCGTCCACACCTGTGACCACCCTTGTGAATAACTCCTCAGTTTCGCCCGCTGCGGCCCAGGCTCGGACCGTGTGGCAATCCGCCTTGGCGCACCTCACCGACAAGATCGCACCGCAGAATTTCGACCTCTGGCTGCGGCCGATCGAGTGCCTCGAGGTCGACGGCGCGAACCTCGTCCTCCGCGCGCCGAATCAGTACGTCCGCATGTGGTTCGAGCAAAACTACCTGCCGGCCGTCCTCGACGCGCTGCGCGCCGAGACGGGACAAGACTTCGCCGTCACCTTCGCACCGGACGCCGAGGACCCGCCACGCCGCGAGCCGGCGCCCGCGGCGCCCACTCCGCCGGAGTCCGCCGGACGCCCCCGCAGTCGCGTTCCCGATCCCCCCGCCGCGGCCGCCGGCGAACCCCGCGCCGACAACACCGCCGCCCCCGACCCCCACGATCTGGATGCCGCGCCCCCGCGCGCCGCGCTCAACCCGCGCTACACCTTCGACACGTTCGTCGCGGGTCCGTCCAACCAACTCGCCTACGCCGCATCGCAGGCGGCCGCGTCGACCTACCCGCCCAAATACAACCCCGTGTTCATCTGCGGGGGTGCCGGCCTCGGCAAGACGCACCTGCTGCACGCCATCGGCATCGAGATCCAGCGACGCCGGCCCACCGCACGGATCGCGTACCTGTCCGCCGAGCGCTTCATGAACGAATACATCCACGCGATCCGGTCCAACGACATGCACTCGTTCCGCCGCCGCTATCGCGAGGGGTGCGACGTCCTCCTCGTCGATGACGTCCAGTTCCTGTCCGGCAAGGACGGCACGCAGGACGAGTTTTTCCACACGTTCAACGCCCTGCACGAACGCCATCACCAGATCGTCGTCACGGCCGACCGCAAACCGCACGAGATTTCCGATCTGGCCGAGCGTCTCCGCACCCGATTCGCCTGGGGCCTGATGGCGGACATCGAGCCCCCCGAACTCGAGGTGCGCGTCGCCATCTTGCGCAAGAAGGCGCACGCCGAGCAGATCCACCTGCCCGACGACGTCGCCCTCTTTATCGCCACCGCGATCAAGTCCAACGTGCGGGAACTCGAAGGCGCGCTCATCCGACTGGCCGCCTACGCCTCCCTCTCCAACCGCACGATCGACCTCGACTTCGCGCGGGAAACCCTCGAAGGCTCCCTCAGCCGGGCCCCGGAACACATCACCGTCGACGCCGTCCTCAAGGCGGTGGCCAGCTACTACGGCGTCAAAATTTCGGATCTCAAGAGCCCGCGCCGACACAAATCCATCGCCGGGCCGCGCGCCGTCGCCATGTACCTGGCGCGCCAACACACGAAGGACAGCTATCCCGATCTCGGCCGCGCATTCGGCGGCAAACACCACACCACGGTCATCTCCGCCGTCGACAAGATCGCGCGCCGCCTCCCGACCGACCCGGCGCTGCGCGGCGAACTGCACGCGATCGAAGCGATCCTGCTCCGGTGAGCCCCCGCCGTCACAGCGCCGTGGTACATCCCGAGCGGGCCGTCGCGCCCGCTCGTTTCCCGTGCGCTCACCTTCGATCCGCCGACCCCCGTCGCCCGCACCGGTGCCCCAGCCGACATGTGGCCAACGCTGTGACCAACGCTGTGACCCCGATGTGCCCCGATCTGCGTCCGCCGTGGACAACCGAGCCGCCCGCTGACTCGTCCGCAGTGGACGCCCGCTCCCCCCACCTGCTGTCCTGTCCTCCCACACCCACCTACCTGCCTGCGTTCCCTCGCTGTTTCCCCGTCCATCCACATGTCCACAGGCCCTACTTCCCCTGCTGATCTTTCACTAATTCTACAACCGATCTGATAGGAGAGGTCGCCATGGAGTTTCGCATCCCCAAAGCCGAGTTCCTTCGCGGACTCCGTCTCGCGCAGAGCATCGCCGATCGCAAGAGCACCATGCCCATGATCGCAAACGTGCTGCTGCGCGTAGTCGGCAAGGACAAGCTCCTGGTCGCGGCGACCGATCTCAACGTCTCGGTCTCGGCGGAACTGTCCAGCCGCACGACCGGCGATGGCGCGTTGGCCGTCGGTGCCAAGGCGCTCCACGACATCGTCGCGAACTTGCCCGACGAAGACGTCATCGTGCGTCGCTCCGATAACAACTGGGCCGAAATCCGCGCCGGCAAGGTCGAGTACCGCCTTGTCGGCATGCCCGATCGCGATTTTCCGAAACTCCCCGACCACCGCGAAGTCGAGTTCGGCGAGATCGACGCCGCCGCATTCCGCGACATGATCGACAAGACCCTGTTCTCGGTGTCGAACGACGAGACGCGGTTCCATCTGCACGGCGTCTACTTCGAGTGCACCGACGAGCGCGCTCTCATGGTATCGACCGACGGTCACAGGCTGTCGAAGATCGTACGCACGCTCGCCGGCGCCCCGACGCTGTCCGCGGGCGTGATCATCCCGAAGAAGGGCCTCGTCGAAATCAAGCGGACGCTCGATGGCGCGGGTCCCACCTGCGAACTGTCTGTCAAGCCGCCCTACGTGTTCGTCCGCGCCGGAGACATCACCCTCGCGGTCAAACTCATCGACGCCGACTTTCCGCCGTACGAGGCGGTCATCCCCAAGGACAATCCGCGCAAGCTCATCGTCGATCGACAGCGCCTCGCGGCGGCCCTCAAGCGCGCCCAGCTGATGTCGTCCGACACGCGCGGCGTCAAGCTCGCGCTGCGCGACGGCACCGTCCAGGTCTCCGGCGACAACCCGGACATCGGCGAGGTTCACGAGGAGTTCGAGGCGGACTACGCCGGCGACGAGGTCAACATCGGCTTCAACCCCAAGTACGTCATCGAACTCCTCGCGCAAATCCCGTCAGACCGCGTGTCGATCGAACTCAACGGGGAACTCGACCCGGCGCTCATCCGCCCGGTCGACGGCGACGACTACCTCGGCGTGGTCATGCCGATGCGGATTTGATCGTCCAAGGCATCAAGCTCACGGCCGTCCGCAACCTCGCGCCCGTCCAGTTCGAGCCCGGCCCGCACTTCAACGTGCTGGCGGGCGACAACGGTCAAGGCAAGACGAACCTCCTCGAGGCGATTTACGTCGCGGGCACGTTGCGGTCGTTTCGCACGCAACGGCTCGCAGACGTCATCGCCTTCGGCCGCACCGAAGCGTTCATCGGGGCGCGGGTGCGCCGCGGTGGTCTCGACCGAAAGTACGAGGTGACCGTGCGCGAGCGGTCGCGCGTCGCTCGCCTCGATGGCAAGGCGGTGCGGCCGATCGCCAAGTATTTCGGCGATTTCAACGTCGTGCTGTTCTGCCCGGAGGACCTGCGGGTGCCGCGCGGCAGCCCGGCGGACCGCCGGCGTTTTCTCGATCGCGCTGTGTTCAATTGGCGCGCGGGTCACCTGGCTGACGTGCAGGCTTACGACAAGGTCGTGCGCACACGCAACGCAGTCCTCAAGGAGCTGCAGGCCGGCGGCCGCGCGACCGCCGATCTGCTCGACGTCTACGACGAACAACTCGCCGAGGTGGGCGCGCGGGTCGTCGTGTCGCGCCGCGCCTTCCTCGCCGCCATCGCCGACCGCTTTCGCTCCGGTTACGAGGCGATCACGCGCTCGAGCCGGCGGGCCGACGTCGCATACGCCCCCGGCGCCGAGCTCCCCGACTCGGGCGACGGCGGGGCGTCCGACCTCGACGCGGTTCGCAGCGGTCTGCTCGAACACCTTCGAGCGGCCCGGCGGCGCGACATCGCACGCGGCGCGTCCAGCGTCGGACCCCACCGGGATGACCTTGCGCTGTCTCTCGACGGACACCCGGCCAGCGCGTTCGCATCCCAGGGCCAGCTGCGCGCGATGGTCCTCGCCTGGAAGACCGCCGAGATGGACCTCCTCGCCGCCGCGCACGGGGACCCGCCGGTGCTGCTGCTCGACGACGTGTCGTCCGAGCTCGATCCCCAGCGGAACATGTATCTATTCGATTTTCTACGGGAACGAGACAATCAGTGCTTCATCACGACCACGCACCCGCGCCACGTGCTGGTCGACCGCGATCGCGTCGATTTCACCGTCCGTAACGGCATGATTTCAAAGGAGATTTAACGGTAAAAACCGCTTGGGAGCGCCCCGCGGATGTGCTACGAGTGGAGTGCGCGCACCCGGTGGTTGTCGGGTTGCCGCGGCGCTCTGAACCGGACCGCCCACCCGTCGTGCACTCCGCCCGCACCCGCGGGCGGCGCCAACGTGGCCGGAGTTCGCCCGTCAGATCGGCCGGTGCGCGACACTTGCAGAGGTAGACCACCGCGCATGTCCGACGTCACAGCAAAACCGACCCCAGCAGGCGACGACTATACCGCCGACAGCATCACCGTCCTCAAAGGGCTCGAGGCGGTGCAAAAGCGCCCCGGGATGTACATCGGCGACACCGACGACGGCACCGGGCTCCACCACATGGTGCACGAGGTCGTCGACAACGCGGTCGACGAGGCCCTCGCCGGGTACTGCGATCGCGTCGCGGTCACCATCCACATCGACAACTCCGTCACCGTGGAAGACAACGGCCGGGGCATCCCGGTCGATATTCACCCCGAGGAAGGCCGACCGACGCCCGAGGTCATCATGACCGTGCTCCACGCGGGCGGAAAGTTCGACCACAACACCTACAAGGTGTCCGGCGGCCTGCACGGGGTCGGTGTGTCCGTCGTCAACGCGCTGAGCGACTGGCTCAAGCTCGAGATTCGCCGCGACGGCAAGGTGTATTTCCAGGAGTACCGCAAGGGGGAGCCGGTCACCGAGTTCAAGGCGATCGGCGTCACCGACCGCCGCGGTACGAAAGTCACGTTCCACCCCGACCCGGCCATCTTCAAGGTCACGGAGTTTTCGTTCGAGGCGCTGTCCCAACGGCTGCGCGAGCTGTCATACCTCAACAAGGGCCTCACGATCCTCATTCGCGACGAGCGCAGCGACCGCGAGCACGAGTTCTGTTACAGCGGCGGCATCGCCTCGTTCGTCGCCGACCTCAACGAGAACAAGACCGTCGTCCACGACGATGTGATCGCGTTCTCCGGCGAGAAGGACGGCATCGCGGTCGAGGTCGCGATGCAGTGGAACGACAGCTACGCCGAGCAGATCTACTGCTTTACGAACAACATCAAGAACAAGGACGGCGGCACGCACCTCACGGGGTTCCGCACCGCTCTCACGCGGACCATCAACGCGTACGGCGCCGAAGCGAAGCTGCTCAAGGATCTCAAGCGGCCGCTGTCCGGAGACGATTTGCGCGAGGGCCTGTGCGCCGTCGTGTCCGTCAAGGTCCCCGACCCGAAGTTTTCCAACCAGCCGAAGGACAAGCTCGTGTCCTCGGAGGTTGCCGGCGTCGTCGCCACCGTCGTCAACGAGAACCTGCAGCGCTACCTCGAGCGCAACCCGCGAGCGGCCAAGCAGATCATCCAGAAGGCGGTCGTGGCGGCGCGCGCGCGAGATGCCGCGCGCAAGGCGCGCGAGATGGTGCAACGCAAGGGAGCGCTCGAACTGTCGAACCTGCCAGGAAAGCTTGCCGACTGCCAGGAGCGCGACCCCGCCCTGTGCGAGCTGTACATCGTCGAGGGCGAGTCGGCCGGCGGCTCAGCCAAACAGGGCCGCGACCGCCGCACCCAGGCGATCCTGCCGCTCCGCGGCAAGATTTTGAACGTCGAGCGGGCGCGGTTCGACAAGATGCTGGCGTCCCAGGAGATCGCCACGCTGATCACGGCCCTCGGCTGCGGCGTGGGCGACGACAAGGACATCGACAAGCTGCGCTATCACCGAATTATCATCATGACCGACGCCGACGTCGACGGCGCGCACATTCGTACGCTGTTGCTCACGTTCTTCTTCCGCCAGTTCCCCGAACTGATCGAGCGCGGCCACCTGTTCATCGCCCAACCGCCCCTGTACAAGGTCAAGAAGGGCAAGGCCGAACTGTATCTCAAGAACGAGCAGGCGCTCGAACACTATCTCGTGCAAAACGCGACGGCGGAGACGTCGGTCGCGACGGCCGGCGGCCGGACGATCGCGGGCGACGAGTTGCTCGAGTTCGTGCGCCTCGCCACGCGACACCGCGAAGTTCGCGCCAAGCTCGACAAACACGGCGACGGCCGCGTGACGGCGGCGTTCGCCGAGGTCGGCGGGCTGACGCCCGAACTGCTGCGCGACCGCGATCAGTTGCTGGACATCGTCGAACACCGGGTCAAGCCGTATCTGGCCGAGCGATTTCCGGATCTGGCGCAGGCCCGGTTCGAACTGGTGGACGATCGGGAGCACGGTACGTACGAGATTTTGGTTCCACGCGGCGTCGGCGCGCTGCGGGACACCGTGATCGACTTCGACCTGCTGGCGACCGCCGAGTTTCAGGAGCTGCGATCCATCGCCCGGGCGCTCGCCGAGTTCGGCGACGCCCCGTACACCGTTCACTTCGCGGACGGTGCGGCCGTCGAGGCGGCGTCTCCCGAGGAAGTCGCCGAGGCGATCGAGGAACGCGGGCGCAAGGGTCTCGCCATTCAGCGTTACAAGGGCCTGGGCGAGATGAACGCCGAACAGTTGTGGGAGACCACGATGGATCCCGCTCGCCGGACGCTCCTGCGCGTTCGCGTCGACGACACGGTGGATGCCGACAAGATTTTCAACGTGCTCATGGGGGATGTCGTCGAGCCGCGCCGCGCTTTCATCGAGACCAACGCGCTCAACGTGCGCAACCTGGACGTGTAACTGCCGACCGATCGACAGAGGGGGGAGCCGTGACAGCCATTCGCAGCGCGATCAAGGGAATCGGAGGGTTCTTGCCTCCGCGCGTCGTCACCAACCGCGAACTCGAACAGTATATGGAGACGTCCCACGAGTGGATCGTCGAGCGCACTGGCATCGAGGAACGGCGGTGGGTCGACGAAGGGATGACCGGCGCACAGATGGGCGCCGCCGCGGCGCGCGAGGCGTGTGAGCGGGCCGGCGTCTCCCTGGACGACATCGACCTCATCGTCCACGCCACGCTGTCGCCGGACCACAACTTCCCGGGGACCGGCGTGTTCGTCGCGCGAGAACTCGGCCTGGCGGCCAAGGGGATCCCGGCGCTCGACATTCGCCAGCAATGCACCGGGTTTCTGTACGGGCTCGCGATCGCCGATGCGTTCATCCGCGCGGGGCAATACCGCACCGTGCTGGTCGTCGGCGCCGAGATCCACTCGACAGGGCTCGACATTTCGACGCGCGGCCGCGATGTGAGCGTCATCTTCGGGGACGGCGCGGGCGCTGCCGTCGTCGGCGTCGCAGACGACCCGGCGACCAGTTGCATCCTGTCGACGCACCTTCACGCCGACGGTACGGAGGCCGAGATTCTGTGGACCGACCGGCCGGGGAGCCGCTACCACCCGCGGATCACCAAAGAAGACATCGACGAGGGGCGCCACTACCCGAAGATGGAAGGCCGCCGCGTGTTCAAACACGCCGTCACGCGCATGCCGCAGGCGATCATGGAGGGGATGGTCGCCAACGGGTTGACGTTGGACGACATCGACATGGTGATTCCGCACCAG is a genomic window containing:
- the gyrB gene encoding DNA topoisomerase (ATP-hydrolyzing) subunit B, translated to MSDVTAKPTPAGDDYTADSITVLKGLEAVQKRPGMYIGDTDDGTGLHHMVHEVVDNAVDEALAGYCDRVAVTIHIDNSVTVEDNGRGIPVDIHPEEGRPTPEVIMTVLHAGGKFDHNTYKVSGGLHGVGVSVVNALSDWLKLEIRRDGKVYFQEYRKGEPVTEFKAIGVTDRRGTKVTFHPDPAIFKVTEFSFEALSQRLRELSYLNKGLTILIRDERSDREHEFCYSGGIASFVADLNENKTVVHDDVIAFSGEKDGIAVEVAMQWNDSYAEQIYCFTNNIKNKDGGTHLTGFRTALTRTINAYGAEAKLLKDLKRPLSGDDLREGLCAVVSVKVPDPKFSNQPKDKLVSSEVAGVVATVVNENLQRYLERNPRAAKQIIQKAVVAARARDAARKAREMVQRKGALELSNLPGKLADCQERDPALCELYIVEGESAGGSAKQGRDRRTQAILPLRGKILNVERARFDKMLASQEIATLITALGCGVGDDKDIDKLRYHRIIIMTDADVDGAHIRTLLLTFFFRQFPELIERGHLFIAQPPLYKVKKGKAELYLKNEQALEHYLVQNATAETSVATAGGRTIAGDELLEFVRLATRHREVRAKLDKHGDGRVTAAFAEVGGLTPELLRDRDQLLDIVEHRVKPYLAERFPDLAQARFELVDDREHGTYEILVPRGVGALRDTVIDFDLLATAEFQELRSIARALAEFGDAPYTVHFADGAAVEAASPEEVAEAIEERGRKGLAIQRYKGLGEMNAEQLWETTMDPARRTLLRVRVDDTVDADKIFNVLMGDVVEPRRAFIETNALNVRNLDV
- the fabH gene encoding beta-ketoacyl-ACP synthase III, which translates into the protein MTAIRSAIKGIGGFLPPRVVTNRELEQYMETSHEWIVERTGIEERRWVDEGMTGAQMGAAAAREACERAGVSLDDIDLIVHATLSPDHNFPGTGVFVARELGLAAKGIPALDIRQQCTGFLYGLAIADAFIRAGQYRTVLVVGAEIHSTGLDISTRGRDVSVIFGDGAGAAVVGVADDPATSCILSTHLHADGTEAEILWTDRPGSRYHPRITKEDIDEGRHYPKMEGRRVFKHAVTRMPQAIMEGMVANGLTLDDIDMVIPHQANLRINEYVAKLASLPPEKMHNNIQKVGNTTAASIPLCMKDAIDAGKINRGDLVVLVAFGAGMTWGSVFLRY